The Actinomycetota bacterium genome has a segment encoding these proteins:
- a CDS encoding AAA family ATPase, translating into MFLRSISIRGFKSFADKTVLEFIPGVSVIVGPNGSGKSNLVDAISWVLGEQGARSLRGGHMADVIFAGTPSRPALGMAEVKLVIDNEAGKIPVPMSEIEVARTIFRSGESEYRINGQVVRLLDVQELLAETGIGRALHTVVGQGQLEEVLLAKPEDRRKYIEEAAGVAKHRRRKERAERKLANLDQDLLRLADVFSELRRQLKPLQQQAEMAKRHESLTAEAERLSRTLAVARLRALLREKERRAEGWQRGLDERTAARERLDALDGEVLAAADARAAASVALAEAEVGFRSTAEDRRRAEQAFREAVAREGAAHEQLASHASRAARIDAADTEIARIEAELTRVVAELEDRERDLEAAEHAFRAAEQERHRIEELRRRVGEEAAGRRAEVEALERSLASSERERERLAESLTSVRDRIAEVDAERAGLEAEIESFDDQSAPMSEKRAALEAERRGLIDKIEELDDVRRRHEARRDLLEARRQDIEETAGSRFLKGHKGRAIGLLKDLVRVESGLERALVAALGPLADAVVYDDGERALADAPEGDGAILAIASGGPVPMGLAGERKLLAAVVAEPAARGIVSTVLRDVYLAETVHEASEKQGRHASASFVTPEGVLVGPAVIHTAKEADGRAREIRAELQVVVHDLSATTNALGPKRQRLDEIGGEVDFLRQQIEAADAEITAVAERLAGLERDLSGMRKEEELLDQRLTALDETVAVARERLMSLGPAAAEPVPELPPMPQPPVSARVAVETLRRDRSAHDVRLAALRTERNELAADDPVAMRAALEAAEAARQTAEAEVARAEAAALGAAGARDTAAAAEREFAEREATVNKAWRDASNELERLRGAYEGDDRTRGDIERRIREAERLIREGHQADPEALLTELGDDDSIEALEKRSELVQRRLALLGRVNLLATGEFEALQERYDFMGRELDDVRKARRDLLEVIAQVDREITETFAVAYQDVATQFERLIKDLFPGGEGRLVLTDPAEPLTSGIEIEASPGRKRVKRISLLSGGERSLTAMAFLFAIFTARPSPFYLMDEVEPALDDVNLHRFLRLVEGFARESQVLIVTHQKRTMEIAAMMYGISLNKDGTTKVVAQQLDHPTPLETDARLEGEREAAAVAFAPQTSADDEPVIEVPEGEPVG; encoded by the coding sequence ATGTTCCTCCGGTCGATCTCGATCCGCGGGTTCAAGTCGTTCGCGGACAAGACGGTGCTCGAGTTCATCCCGGGCGTGTCGGTCATCGTCGGGCCCAACGGCTCGGGCAAGTCCAACCTGGTCGACGCGATCAGCTGGGTGCTCGGTGAGCAGGGAGCCCGGTCGCTACGAGGCGGGCACATGGCCGACGTGATCTTCGCGGGTACGCCCTCGCGCCCCGCGCTCGGCATGGCAGAGGTCAAGCTCGTGATCGACAACGAGGCGGGCAAGATCCCGGTGCCGATGAGCGAGATCGAGGTGGCGCGCACGATCTTCCGGTCGGGGGAGTCGGAGTACCGCATCAACGGTCAGGTCGTGCGACTGCTCGATGTGCAAGAGTTGCTCGCCGAGACCGGTATCGGGCGGGCGTTGCACACCGTCGTCGGGCAGGGCCAGCTCGAGGAGGTGCTCCTCGCCAAGCCCGAGGACCGCCGCAAGTACATCGAGGAAGCCGCGGGCGTCGCGAAGCACCGCCGCCGCAAGGAGCGCGCCGAGCGAAAACTTGCGAACCTCGACCAGGACCTGTTGCGCCTCGCCGACGTATTCTCCGAGCTGCGCCGGCAGCTGAAGCCGCTGCAGCAGCAGGCCGAGATGGCGAAGAGGCACGAGAGCCTCACCGCCGAGGCCGAGCGGCTCTCGCGCACCCTCGCGGTTGCGCGCCTCCGCGCCCTGCTGCGGGAGAAGGAACGCCGCGCCGAGGGGTGGCAGCGAGGTCTCGACGAGCGCACTGCCGCGCGCGAGCGGCTCGACGCTCTCGACGGCGAGGTGCTCGCAGCCGCCGACGCCCGTGCCGCCGCGTCGGTCGCGCTCGCCGAGGCCGAGGTCGGCTTCCGCAGCACCGCCGAGGACCGGCGCCGCGCGGAGCAGGCCTTCCGCGAGGCAGTGGCGCGGGAGGGCGCCGCCCACGAGCAGCTCGCGTCGCACGCCTCGCGCGCCGCGAGGATCGACGCCGCCGACACCGAGATCGCCCGCATCGAGGCCGAGCTGACCAGGGTCGTCGCCGAGCTCGAGGACCGCGAGCGCGATCTCGAGGCCGCCGAGCACGCGTTCCGGGCGGCCGAACAGGAACGCCACCGCATCGAGGAGCTCCGGCGCCGGGTCGGTGAGGAGGCGGCCGGTCGTCGCGCCGAGGTTGAGGCGCTCGAGCGCTCGCTCGCGTCGAGCGAACGCGAACGCGAGCGGCTGGCCGAGTCGCTGACGTCGGTGCGCGACCGTATCGCCGAGGTCGATGCCGAACGCGCTGGGCTCGAGGCCGAGATCGAGTCGTTCGACGACCAGTCCGCGCCCATGAGCGAGAAGCGCGCGGCTCTGGAGGCCGAGCGCCGAGGCCTGATCGACAAGATCGAGGAGCTCGACGACGTGCGGCGCCGGCACGAGGCGCGCCGCGATCTGCTCGAGGCCCGACGTCAGGACATCGAGGAAACGGCGGGGTCCCGCTTCCTGAAGGGGCACAAGGGCCGCGCGATCGGGTTGCTGAAGGACCTGGTCAGGGTCGAGTCGGGGCTCGAGCGTGCGCTGGTCGCAGCGCTCGGGCCGCTCGCCGATGCCGTCGTGTACGACGACGGCGAGCGTGCGCTTGCCGACGCTCCCGAGGGCGACGGCGCGATCCTCGCGATCGCGTCGGGCGGGCCCGTGCCGATGGGCCTGGCCGGCGAGCGCAAGCTGCTCGCCGCGGTCGTGGCCGAGCCGGCTGCCCGGGGCATCGTCAGCACGGTGCTCCGCGACGTCTACCTCGCCGAGACGGTCCACGAGGCGTCGGAGAAGCAGGGCCGCCACGCCTCCGCGTCGTTCGTGACCCCCGAAGGCGTCCTCGTCGGTCCCGCTGTGATCCACACGGCCAAGGAGGCCGACGGCCGCGCCCGCGAGATCAGGGCCGAGCTCCAGGTCGTCGTGCACGACCTGTCGGCCACCACGAACGCGCTCGGGCCGAAGCGTCAACGACTCGACGAGATCGGCGGTGAGGTCGACTTCCTGCGGCAGCAGATCGAGGCCGCCGACGCGGAGATCACCGCGGTCGCCGAGCGTCTCGCCGGCCTCGAGCGTGACCTCAGCGGCATGCGCAAGGAGGAGGAGCTGCTCGACCAGCGCCTGACGGCGCTCGACGAGACCGTCGCGGTGGCCCGTGAGCGCCTGATGTCGCTCGGGCCGGCGGCCGCCGAGCCCGTGCCCGAGTTGCCGCCGATGCCGCAGCCGCCGGTCTCCGCCCGGGTGGCGGTGGAGACGCTGCGCCGCGACCGCTCGGCCCACGACGTGCGGCTGGCGGCGCTGCGGACCGAGCGCAACGAGCTCGCCGCCGACGACCCGGTAGCGATGAGGGCCGCGCTCGAGGCCGCCGAGGCCGCTCGTCAGACCGCGGAAGCAGAGGTGGCTCGCGCCGAGGCCGCCGCGCTCGGGGCCGCAGGCGCGCGCGACACTGCCGCGGCCGCCGAGCGCGAGTTCGCCGAGCGTGAGGCCACCGTCAACAAGGCGTGGCGCGACGCGTCGAACGAGCTCGAGCGCCTGCGCGGGGCCTACGAGGGCGACGACCGCACGCGGGGCGACATCGAGCGACGCATCCGCGAGGCGGAGCGTCTGATCCGTGAGGGACACCAGGCCGATCCCGAGGCGCTCCTCACCGAGCTGGGCGACGACGATTCGATCGAGGCGCTCGAGAAGCGATCCGAGCTCGTGCAGCGCCGGCTCGCCCTGCTGGGCCGCGTGAACCTGCTCGCGACCGGCGAGTTCGAGGCGCTGCAGGAGCGGTACGACTTCATGGGTCGCGAGCTCGACGACGTGAGGAAGGCGCGCCGCGACCTGCTCGAGGTGATCGCCCAGGTCGATCGCGAGATCACCGAGACCTTCGCCGTGGCCTACCAGGACGTCGCGACGCAGTTCGAGCGCCTGATCAAGGATCTCTTCCCGGGCGGCGAGGGCCGCCTGGTGCTCACCGATCCCGCAGAGCCGCTCACGAGCGGTATCGAGATCGAGGCGAGCCCCGGCCGCAAGCGGGTCAAGCGCATCTCGCTGCTGTCGGGCGGGGAGCGCTCGCTCACGGCCATGGCGTTCCTCTTCGCGATCTTCACCGCGCGCCCCTCGCCGTTCTACCTGATGGACGAGGTCGAGCCCGCGCTCGACGATGTGAACCTTCACCGGTTCCTGCGGCTCGTCGAGGGCTTCGCCAGGGAGTCGCAGGTGCTGATCGTCACGCACCAGAAGCGCACGATGGAGATCGCCGCGATGATGTACGGCATCTCGCTCAACAAGGACGGCACCACGAAGGTGGTCGCCCAGCAGCTCGACCACCCGACGCCGCTCGAGACCGACGCCCGGCTCGAGGGTGAACGGGAAGCCGCGGCCGTCGCGTTTGCCCCCCAGACCTCCGCCGACGACGAGCCGGTGATCGAGGTGCCAGAGGGCGAGCCGGTCGGCTAG
- a CDS encoding acylphosphatase gives MYRTRGRSIGCRRWHDGGVRRVHVEVRGRVQGVFFRSTCVERARALGIGGWVRNTLDGRVEAEFEGEPDAVDAIVAWCSEGPPFAHVDGVDVRQERPTGERDFRVVR, from the coding sequence ATGTACCGAACGCGCGGACGGTCAATCGGCTGTCGCCGATGGCACGATGGCGGTGTGCGAAGGGTTCACGTCGAGGTTCGGGGAAGGGTTCAAGGCGTCTTCTTCCGGTCGACGTGCGTCGAGCGGGCACGGGCGCTCGGCATCGGCGGGTGGGTCCGCAACACCCTCGACGGCCGGGTCGAGGCGGAGTTCGAGGGCGAGCCCGATGCGGTCGACGCGATCGTCGCCTGGTGCTCGGAAGGCCCGCCGTTCGCCCACGTCGACGGGGTCGATGTCCGGCAGGAGCGGCCGACCGGCGAGCGGGATTTCCGGGTGGTCCGGTAG
- a CDS encoding isochorismatase family protein, translating into MATYDAHTALLVVDVQNDFADPSGSLYVADGEQIVPTVNAEVERARAAGALVVYTQDWHPEHTPHFQRDGGIWPVHCVEDTPGAAFHPDLLVADHEVVRKGHDGRDGYSGFSVRDPLSGERGDTLLHEMLVANGIERLVICGLATDYCVVETVLDARMLGYPVEVLTDAVRPVELRPGDGATALARMRESGAELV; encoded by the coding sequence ATGGCAACCTACGACGCCCACACCGCCCTGCTCGTCGTCGACGTCCAGAACGACTTCGCCGACCCGTCCGGCAGTCTGTACGTCGCCGACGGGGAGCAGATCGTACCGACCGTGAACGCCGAGGTCGAACGCGCACGAGCGGCGGGGGCCCTCGTCGTCTACACGCAGGACTGGCATCCCGAGCACACGCCGCACTTCCAACGCGACGGGGGGATCTGGCCGGTGCACTGCGTGGAGGACACGCCCGGTGCCGCGTTCCATCCGGACCTGCTGGTCGCGGACCACGAGGTCGTGCGCAAGGGCCACGACGGCCGCGACGGCTACTCCGGCTTCAGCGTGCGAGACCCCCTCTCAGGCGAGCGAGGGGACACGCTGCTGCACGAGATGCTCGTGGCCAACGGCATCGAGCGACTCGTGATCTGTGGGCTCGCCACCGACTACTGCGTGGTCGAGACCGTGCTCGACGCCAGGATGCTCGGCTATCCGGTCGAGGTGCTGACCGACGCCGTGCGCCCCGTCGAGCTCCGGCCCGGCGACGGAGCCACGGCCCTGGCGCGCATGCGCGAGTCGGGCGCCGAGCTCGTGTGA
- the mutM gene encoding bifunctional DNA-formamidopyrimidine glycosylase/DNA-(apurinic or apyrimidinic site) lyase gives MELPEVEVMRRDLEKDVVGLRIKEVEVKGSKNAMRVIRRHKTRKDFTSRLVGRRITKVERRGKYILMTLDSGDVLVVHFGMSGQFHRGTGRVAMPPHTHVVLTFQQRGDLRYVDPRTFGEMFVTGADDLGKVKELQHLAIDPLDQVFTWPTFQFLLADRASKMKQLLMDQKFISGLGNIYSDEVLFHAGIRYDRMSDALSSQEVRRLYRAIQEVLQEAIKLRGTTLDDEAYVDLFGNPGEYGPELKVYGRLGLPCRRCRTPIESVKISQRSSFYCPQCQS, from the coding sequence GTGGAGCTGCCTGAAGTCGAAGTGATGCGCCGCGACCTCGAGAAGGACGTCGTGGGGCTGCGCATCAAGGAGGTCGAGGTCAAGGGCTCGAAGAACGCGATGCGCGTGATCCGACGTCACAAGACGCGGAAGGACTTCACCTCGCGCCTGGTCGGCCGCAGGATCACGAAGGTCGAGCGGCGGGGCAAGTACATCCTGATGACCCTCGACTCGGGTGACGTGTTGGTCGTGCACTTCGGCATGAGCGGGCAGTTCCACCGGGGCACGGGGCGCGTCGCGATGCCTCCCCACACGCACGTCGTGCTGACGTTCCAGCAGCGCGGCGACCTGCGCTACGTCGACCCGCGCACGTTCGGTGAGATGTTCGTGACGGGTGCCGACGACCTCGGCAAGGTCAAGGAGCTGCAGCACCTCGCGATCGACCCCCTCGACCAGGTGTTCACCTGGCCGACGTTCCAGTTCCTGCTCGCCGATCGCGCCTCGAAGATGAAGCAGCTCCTGATGGACCAGAAGTTCATCTCGGGCCTCGGCAACATCTACTCCGACGAGGTGCTGTTCCACGCGGGCATCCGCTACGACCGTATGAGCGACGCGTTGTCCTCGCAGGAGGTGCGGCGGCTCTACCGCGCGATCCAGGAGGTGTTGCAGGAGGCGATCAAGCTCCGGGGCACGACCCTGGACGACGAGGCGTACGTCGACCTCTTCGGGAACCCGGGCGAGTACGGGCCCGAGCTCAAGGTGTACGGGCGGCTCGGGCTTCCGTGTCGCCGGTGCCGCACGCCGATCGAGAGCGTGAAGATCTCGCAGCGGAGCTCGTTCTACTGCCCTCAGTGCCAGAGCTGA
- the rnc gene encoding ribonuclease III, translating into MESLDAALGVRFSDLALREAALTHRSFAFERGLTVTNERLEFLGDSVLGLVVTDMAYAAYPDMPEGALAKLRAAIVNMSALADVARSLGLGDVVLLGKGEEQSGGRDKSSILADALEAVFGAVYLDRGLAVATELIERLFRPRMQAYVRGEGDRDYKTILQELASQALRSMPEYRLEERGPDHEKEFTATVHLGGEPMGTGIGRSKKEAEQRAAAQAYARIAERLAPDSGGLVRGDQGGAA; encoded by the coding sequence CTGGAATCGCTCGATGCCGCGCTGGGCGTGAGGTTCTCCGACCTCGCGCTGCGTGAGGCAGCGCTGACGCACCGCTCGTTCGCGTTCGAGCGCGGGCTGACGGTGACCAACGAGCGGCTGGAGTTCCTGGGGGACTCGGTGCTCGGCCTCGTGGTCACCGACATGGCCTACGCCGCGTACCCCGACATGCCAGAGGGCGCCCTCGCGAAGCTCCGCGCGGCGATCGTGAACATGTCCGCGCTCGCCGACGTGGCGCGTTCCCTGGGCCTCGGCGACGTGGTGCTGCTCGGCAAGGGCGAGGAACAGAGCGGGGGTCGCGACAAGTCCTCGATCTTGGCCGACGCCCTCGAGGCGGTCTTCGGCGCCGTGTACCTCGACCGTGGGCTCGCCGTCGCCACCGAGCTGATCGAGCGTCTGTTCCGACCACGCATGCAGGCCTACGTGCGAGGCGAGGGCGATCGCGACTACAAGACGATCCTGCAGGAGCTCGCCTCGCAGGCGCTTCGCTCGATGCCCGAGTACCGGCTCGAGGAGCGCGGACCGGACCATGAGAAGGAGTTCACGGCCACCGTGCACCTGGGCGGCGAGCCGATGGGAACCGGCATCGGCCGGTCCAAGAAGGAGGCCGAACAGCGAGCGGCCGCCCAGGCGTACGCACGCATCGCCGAGCGCCTGGCGCCGGACTCGGGCGGCCTCGTGAGGGGGGACCAGGGTGGAGCTGCCTGA
- the rpmF gene encoding 50S ribosomal protein L32, translating into MAVPKKKQSKSRGDKRAANWKASAPAYAECPRCKQPKLSHRVCANCGYYAGRQAIEVE; encoded by the coding sequence ATGGCGGTTCCCAAGAAGAAGCAGAGCAAGTCCCGCGGCGACAAGCGCGCCGCCAACTGGAAGGCGTCGGCACCCGCCTACGCCGAGTGTCCACGATGCAAGCAGCCCAAGCTCTCACATCGGGTCTGCGCGAACTGCGGCTACTACGCCGGTCGGCAGGCGATCGAGGTCGAGTAA
- a CDS encoding YceD family protein, whose translation MIAAVDVRDLIGQPGSSRHHAVGDPLVGLGTELARVREDVPVRGDLLLEALVEGILVSGTMRGTLALRCARCLKEFERPFAVEVHEMFVVDPEPDTDDYPLDPEGSLELDQMLRDVIGVELPFSPLCRPECQGLCPVCGGDRNLAECPGHAEVDPRWSALDQLAPLLDEN comes from the coding sequence ATGATCGCCGCGGTCGACGTCCGCGACCTGATCGGGCAGCCTGGGTCCTCGAGGCACCATGCCGTGGGTGACCCCCTCGTCGGCCTCGGCACCGAGCTCGCCCGCGTCCGCGAGGACGTGCCGGTCCGCGGCGACCTGCTGCTCGAGGCGCTGGTGGAGGGCATCCTCGTCTCGGGCACGATGCGGGGAACGCTCGCGTTGCGCTGCGCTCGCTGCCTCAAGGAGTTCGAGCGACCCTTCGCCGTCGAGGTGCATGAGATGTTCGTCGTCGATCCCGAGCCCGACACCGACGACTACCCGCTCGACCCCGAGGGTTCGCTCGAGCTCGACCAGATGCTCCGCGACGTGATCGGCGTCGAGTTGCCCTTCTCCCCGCTGTGCCGCCCCGAGTGCCAGGGCCTGTGCCCGGTGTGCGGGGGCGACCGCAACCTGGCCGAGTGCCCCGGCCACGCGGAGGTCGACCCGCGATGGTCGGCCCTCGACCAGCTCGCCCCCCTGCTCGACGAGAACTGA
- the coaD gene encoding pantetheine-phosphate adenylyltransferase → MGLTALCPGTFDPVTNGHLDIIERASQTFATVVVAVLENPAKRPMFRIDERVAMLEKACAGMAGVEVEAFDGLLVDFARSRGDAVIVKGLRAVSDYEFEIQMAQMNHRLGRVETLLMPTNPSWSFLSSSLVKEVARFGGDIEGLVPDEVRTLLRERLESERGGA, encoded by the coding sequence TTGGGCCTGACCGCCCTGTGTCCGGGGACATTCGATCCCGTCACCAATGGCCATCTCGACATCATCGAGCGTGCGAGCCAGACGTTCGCGACCGTCGTGGTGGCGGTGCTCGAGAACCCCGCCAAACGACCGATGTTCCGCATCGACGAGCGCGTCGCGATGCTCGAGAAGGCGTGCGCCGGCATGGCCGGCGTCGAGGTCGAGGCGTTCGACGGTCTGCTCGTAGACTTCGCCCGCTCGCGCGGCGACGCCGTGATCGTGAAGGGCCTGCGGGCGGTCTCGGACTACGAGTTCGAGATCCAGATGGCGCAGATGAACCATCGCCTCGGCCGGGTCGAGACCCTCTTGATGCCGACGAACCCCTCGTGGTCGTTCCTGTCGTCCTCGCTCGTGAAGGAGGTCGCTCGGTTCGGCGGCGACATCGAGGGTCTGGTGCCCGACGAGGTCCGCACGCTGCTGCGGGAACGCCTCGAGAGCGAGCGGGGCGGTGCCTGA
- a CDS encoding RsmD family RNA methyltransferase → MRIVAGSAKGVRLGPVPPSVRPISDRAREGLFSSLGPEALEGAVVLDLYAGTGAAGIEALSRGSERALFVDRAPAAVSAIKRNLAATKLSDRGEVVPSSVARFVGRDDVPGAPYDLVFCDPPYDLGSPEVDDVLRELADGWLRDETWTVVLTRGHKSSTPVIPLHWAVARQLRYGDSLVILFRPGGSA, encoded by the coding sequence ATGCGTATCGTCGCCGGCTCCGCGAAGGGGGTCAGGCTGGGGCCGGTCCCGCCGTCCGTGCGCCCCATCTCCGACCGTGCTCGTGAGGGGCTCTTCTCGAGCCTCGGGCCGGAGGCGCTCGAGGGTGCCGTCGTCCTCGACCTCTACGCGGGCACCGGCGCCGCCGGCATCGAGGCGCTCTCCCGGGGGTCCGAGCGGGCCCTGTTCGTCGACCGGGCGCCCGCGGCGGTGAGCGCGATCAAGCGGAACCTGGCTGCCACCAAGCTCTCGGATCGGGGCGAGGTCGTGCCGTCGAGCGTCGCCCGGTTCGTCGGCAGGGACGACGTGCCGGGGGCCCCGTACGACCTCGTGTTCTGCGATCCCCCGTACGACCTGGGCAGCCCGGAGGTGGACGATGTCCTGCGCGAACTCGCTGATGGATGGCTGCGAGATGAGACCTGGACGGTCGTGTTGACCCGGGGTCACAAGAGTTCCACGCCTGTCATTCCGCTACACTGGGCCGTCGCGAGGCAGCTGCGGTACGGCGACAGCCTCGTGATCCTGTTCCGGCCGGGGGGATCTGCCTGA
- the recG gene encoding ATP-dependent DNA helicase RecG has translation MSAHRAGPPLTLASAILEIDPAIAKRRAGFRTKGDPAYEVLAGSAFEIRTVGDLLHHYPRRYIDRSRVETIAHMKLGAYVTVIARVRKVAKRLTRRRQTMVTVTLGDGTGYLDLTFFNQPWAATLYREGAELAVSGVATLYKGRLQLSNQEVEFLRGDDADLVHTARITPVHPAAEGVTTRTIRELLHRALERLGPIADPMPAEIVDAEGLGSYDRALHDIHFPADERALAAARERLKFDELFTLELGVAFRKHRVEAESAGVLHDLGGPLADRLLRTIPFEPTEAQRRAMGEIGAAMARPHPMNVLLQGDVGAGKTLVALHAALVAIDSGHQAAIMAPTEVLAGQHFRSVQDLLGRMGGVSYLEFASIRAAGAADGQASLLDALDGPSSPDEPTVTYALLTGAVTGKDRQRTVDAVGEGSVDLVVGTHALVQESVAFADLSLAVVDEQHRFGLHQRTALKRKGGEADVLIMTATPIPRTLALTYYGDLDVVLLDELPKGRLPIATQAARTSAQRSAAYELVREEVAAGRQGFVVCAAIDEGNRTQVKAAEAEAERLATEVFPDLHIELLHGRMRPKDKDAIMERFRAGEAHLLISTTVIEVGVDVPNATVMLVENAERFGLAQLHQLRGRIGRGEHPATCVLFDESDEDNVEARARIDAMVRTTDGFELADEDLRLRGEGTLFDAKQSGMPDLRLARLAEDMALVARARARAFAVIDDDPQLARHPELLDELRHRFERSVEWLFRS, from the coding sequence GTGAGCGCGCACCGAGCAGGCCCCCCACTGACACTCGCGTCTGCGATCCTCGAGATCGACCCCGCGATCGCCAAGCGCCGGGCCGGGTTCCGCACGAAGGGTGACCCCGCGTACGAGGTGCTCGCCGGGAGCGCGTTCGAGATCCGCACCGTCGGCGACCTGCTGCACCACTACCCGCGGCGTTACATCGACCGATCCCGCGTTGAGACGATCGCGCACATGAAGCTCGGCGCGTACGTCACGGTGATCGCGCGCGTGCGCAAGGTCGCGAAGCGCCTCACCCGCAGGCGCCAGACGATGGTCACCGTGACCCTCGGGGACGGCACGGGATACCTTGACTTGACGTTCTTCAACCAGCCCTGGGCCGCGACCCTCTACCGCGAGGGCGCCGAGCTTGCGGTCTCGGGGGTCGCCACGCTGTACAAGGGACGGCTGCAGCTCTCCAACCAGGAGGTCGAGTTCCTGCGGGGCGACGACGCCGATCTCGTTCACACGGCGCGCATCACCCCCGTGCATCCGGCCGCCGAGGGCGTGACCACCCGCACGATCCGCGAGTTACTCCATCGCGCGCTCGAGCGACTCGGCCCGATCGCCGATCCGATGCCGGCCGAGATCGTCGACGCCGAGGGCCTCGGCTCGTACGACCGCGCATTGCACGACATCCACTTCCCCGCCGACGAACGGGCGCTCGCGGCGGCCCGCGAGCGCCTGAAGTTCGACGAGTTGTTCACGCTCGAGCTGGGGGTAGCCTTCCGCAAGCACCGTGTGGAAGCCGAGAGCGCCGGAGTTCTCCACGACCTCGGGGGCCCGCTCGCCGATCGCCTGCTCCGGACGATCCCCTTCGAGCCGACCGAGGCCCAGCGCCGGGCGATGGGCGAGATCGGCGCGGCGATGGCGAGGCCCCACCCGATGAACGTGCTGCTGCAAGGCGACGTCGGCGCCGGCAAGACGCTCGTCGCCCTGCACGCGGCGCTCGTGGCGATCGACTCCGGCCACCAGGCGGCGATCATGGCCCCGACCGAGGTGCTGGCGGGGCAGCACTTCCGCTCGGTGCAGGATCTGCTCGGTCGCATGGGCGGCGTGTCGTACCTCGAATTCGCATCGATCCGGGCGGCCGGGGCGGCTGACGGGCAGGCCTCGCTGCTCGACGCGCTCGACGGGCCGTCGTCACCGGACGAGCCCACCGTGACCTACGCGCTCCTGACCGGCGCCGTCACGGGGAAGGACCGCCAGCGCACGGTCGACGCCGTGGGCGAGGGCAGCGTCGATCTCGTCGTGGGCACCCATGCCCTGGTGCAGGAGAGCGTGGCGTTCGCCGATCTCAGCCTCGCCGTGGTCGACGAGCAGCATCGTTTCGGCCTTCACCAGCGCACCGCCCTGAAACGTAAGGGTGGCGAGGCCGACGTGCTGATCATGACGGCGACCCCCATCCCGAGGACGCTCGCGCTGACCTACTACGGTGACCTCGACGTCGTGCTGCTCGATGAACTTCCGAAGGGGCGGCTCCCGATCGCGACGCAGGCCGCCCGCACCTCCGCGCAGCGGTCGGCGGCGTACGAGCTCGTCCGCGAGGAGGTCGCCGCGGGTCGCCAGGGGTTCGTCGTGTGCGCCGCGATCGACGAGGGCAACCGGACGCAGGTGAAGGCCGCCGAGGCCGAGGCGGAACGTCTCGCGACCGAGGTCTTCCCCGACCTGCACATCGAGCTCTTGCACGGACGCATGCGTCCGAAGGACAAGGACGCGATCATGGAGCGGTTCCGCGCCGGCGAAGCGCATCTGCTGATCTCGACGACGGTGATCGAGGTTGGTGTCGACGTGCCGAACGCGACCGTGATGCTGGTCGAGAACGCCGAGCGGTTCGGTCTTGCCCAGCTCCATCAGCTCCGTGGGCGTATCGGGCGCGGCGAGCACCCGGCCACGTGCGTGCTCTTCGACGAGTCCGACGAGGACAACGTCGAGGCCCGGGCTCGCATCGACGCGATGGTGCGCACGACCGACGGCTTCGAGCTCGCCGACGAGGACCTGCGGCTGCGCGGCGAAGGCACGCTGTTCGACGCGAAGCAGTCGGGCATGCCCGACCTGCGGCTCGCCCGGCTCGCCGAGGACATGGCCCTCGTCGCCCGCGCGAGGGCGCGCGCGTTCGCGGTGATCGACGATGACCCGCAGCTCGCACGCCACCCCGAGCTGCTCGACGAGCTCCGCCACCGGTTCGAGCGCTCGGTCGAGTGGCTGTTCCGCTCCTGA
- a CDS encoding TlpA disulfide reductase family protein — MPSTADELPTADADGFRALLDDLRGTPVVVNLWASWCEPCKREMPMLSEATAAHPDVQFLGVDTLDSREGAEAFIAEYSVPFPSLFDPDGAIRTELGSFGLPVTVFFDAEGDEAAKVDGELSQSALDEHLAAITG, encoded by the coding sequence ATGCCCTCGACCGCAGACGAGCTGCCCACCGCCGACGCCGACGGGTTCCGCGCGCTGCTCGACGATCTGCGGGGGACGCCGGTGGTCGTGAACCTGTGGGCCTCGTGGTGCGAGCCCTGCAAGCGAGAGATGCCGATGCTCTCCGAGGCGACCGCTGCCCATCCCGACGTCCAGTTCCTCGGGGTCGACACGTTGGATTCGCGAGAGGGCGCCGAGGCGTTCATCGCCGAGTACTCGGTGCCGTTCCCCTCGTTGTTCGATCCCGACGGCGCGATCCGCACCGAGCTCGGCAGCTTCGGCCTGCCGGTGACGGTCTTCTTCGACGCCGAGGGCGACGAGGCCGCCAAGGTCGACGGCGAGCTCAGCCAGAGCGCCCTCGACGAGCATCTCGCCGCGATCACGGGCTGA
- the rpmB gene encoding 50S ribosomal protein L28 translates to MAAVCDICGKKPFFGKAVTFSHKRNNRRWDPNVQKVRALVDGTPRRVNACTSCIKAGKVTRIPRSA, encoded by the coding sequence ATGGCCGCTGTCTGTGACATCTGTGGGAAGAAGCCGTTCTTCGGCAAGGCCGTGACCTTCTCGCACAAGCGGAACAACCGCCGCTGGGACCCGAACGTGCAGAAGGTGCGTGCCCTCGTCGACGGCACTCCCCGCCGCGTCAATGCATGTACCTCATGCATCAAGGCGGGCAAGGTCACGCGCATCCCCCGCTCCGCCTAG